TCGCCGACCTGGTCGTCGTCAACAAGCTGGACCGGACCTCCGACGCCGAACGGGTGCTCGCCCTGGTCGGCTCGCTGGTCGACGGCGCGGCCGTCGTCCCCGCCTCCTGGGGCCGTGTCGACCCGGAGTTCCTCTTCGACTGCCGGCCCCGCACGGAGCGTGTCGGGCAGCTCTCCTTCGACGACCTCCACGACCGCGGCGCGCACGACCACGCGGGCCATCTGCACGCCTCCTACGACAGCGTGTCCTTCACCTCGGGCACCGACCTCGACCCGCGCCGGCTGATGGCGTTCCTCGACAGCAGGCCCGAGGGGCTCTACCGGATCAAGGGGTACGTCGATCTCGGCGCCCACGACCCGCGCAACCGCTACGCCGTGCACGCCGTCGGACGGTTCCTGCGCTTCTACCCCGAGCCGTGGGGCGCGGCCGACGACCGGCTCACCCAGCTCGTCCTCATCGGTTCCGGCATCGACGCGCCCGCCCTGCGCAAGGAGTTGGAGGCGTGCGAGAGCGACGGCCCGCAGACCGCCGACGAGCGCGCCATGTGGGGCGTGCTGCGCTATGTGCCCGACTCCGAGGCGGAGCCGAGCGAAGCGGCGTGGGCCGACCCGGCCGATCCCGCCCACCCCGCCGCACGCGCGTAGCCCGGCAGGACCACCGGCCCGTGGAGGCGTCCTCCACCAGGAAGGACCCGGCGAGGCCGGGCCTGGAAGCGCTGCCCTGCGGACCCGGCCGAGTCGGTGCGGTCGACGACGCCCGAACGGTCCTGTCGGAGCCATGTGAACCGGTGCGGGGGAGACAGCCACCATGGCCGCTCCGCCCGAACCGGTGCGGCGGAGACAGCCACCGTGGCCGCTCCGCCCGCCCCACCGACTACAGCGGCCCCGCCACCACCGACACCGTCTTCGGCAGCGAGATCCCCGAGCCGTCGCGGCGCGGGTCGATCTCCGGGAGGTCGACCGGAGTGCCGTTCTTCTGCGCCGCCTTGGCCGGTACGGCACCGGCCCAGGCCAGCGACAGGCAGTCCTCGCCCTTCAGGAACCGCTGGCAGCGCACGCCCCCGGTGGCCCGGCCCTTGCGCGGATACTGGTCGAACGGCGTCAACTTGGCCGTCGTCTGCACCGAGTCGTCCAGGGTGCCGCGCGAGCCCGCGACGGTGAACACCACGGCGTCCGCCGCCGGGTCGACGGCCGTGAAGGAGATGACCTTCGCGCCGTCGGTCAGCTTGACGCCCGCCATACCGCCCGCCGGACGGCCCTGCGGGCGCACCTGCGCCGCCTGGTAGCGCAGCAACTGGGCGTCGTCCGTGATGAAGACGAGATCCTCCTCGCCGGTGCGCAGCTCCACCGCGCCGACGATCCGGTCACCGTCCTTGAGGGTGATGACCTCCAACTCGCCCTTGTTGGACGGGTAGTCGGGGACCACCCGCTTGACGATGCCCTGCTCGGTGCCGAGGGCGAGACCGGGGGAGGACTCGTCGAGCGTCGTCAGGCAGACCACCGTCTCGCGGTCCTCCAGGGTGACGAACTCGGCGAGCGGCGCCCCGCCCGAGACGTTGGGCGCGCTCGCCGTCTCCGGCAGCTGCGGCAGGTCCACGACGTTGATCCGCAGCAGCCGCCCCGACGACGTGACCGCGCCGATCTCACCGCGGGTCGTGGCCGGCGCCGCCGACACGATCACGTCGTGCTTGGCACGCCGTGCCTCGCCGTCGTCCTCGGGGAACGGCTCGCCGTTCGCCGTGCGGGCCAGCAGCCCCGTCGAGGAGAGGAGCACCCGGCAGGGGGCGTCGGCGACCTGGAGCGGCACGGTGGCCGCCGGGGTGCCGGACGCCTCCAGCAGGACCGTGCGCCGCTCGGTGCCGAACTTCTTGGCCACCGAGGCCAGTTCGGCCGAGACCAGCTTGCGCAGCTCCGCGTCCGAGTCCAGGATCCGGGTCAGCTCGGCGATCTCCGCGTTCAGCCGCTCCTTCTCCGACTCCAGCTCGATGCGGTCGAACTTGGTGAGCCGGCGCAGCGGCGTGTCGAGGATGTACTGGGTCTGGATGTCCGACAGGCCGAAGCGCTCCATCAGGCGCTCCTTGGCCTGCGCGGAGTTCTCGCTCGACCGGATCAGCCGGATGACCTCGTCGATGTCGACGAGCGCGGTGAGCAGGCCCTCGACCAGGTGCAGGCGGTCGCGCCGCTTCTTGCGGCGGTACTCGCTGCGCCGCCTGACGACCTCGAAGCGGTGGTCGAGGTAGACCTCGAGCAGCTCCTTGAGACCCAGCGTCAGCGGCTGGCCGTCCACCAGCGCCACGTTGTTGATGCCGAAGGACTCCTCCATCGGCGTCAGCTTGTAGAGCTGCTCCAGGACGGCTTCCGGCACGAAGCCGTTCTTGATCTCGATGACCAGGCGCAGGCCGTGCGCGCGGTCGGTGAGGTCCTTGACGTCGGCGATGCCCTGGATCTTCTTCGCGCCGACCAGGTCCTTGATCTTCGCGATCACCTTCTCCGGGCCGACCGTGAAGGGCAGTTCGGTGACGACCAGGCCTTTGCGGCGGGCGGTGACGGTCTCGATCTCGACCGTGGCGCGGATCTTGAAGGTGCCGCGGCCCGTCGCGTACGCGTCCCTGATGCCGGACAGGCCGACGATCCGGCCGCCGGTGGGCAGGTCGGGACCCGGCACGTGCTTCATCAGGGTGTCCAGATCCGCGTTCGGGTAGCGGATCAGGTGGCGGGCGGCCGAGACGACCTCGGCGAGGTTGTGCGGCGCCATGTTCGTCGCCATACCGACGGCGATGCCCGAGGCGCCGTTCACCAGGAGGTTCGGGAACGCGGCGGGCAGGGCCACCGGCTCCTGCTCCTGGCCGTCGTAGTTCGGCGCGAAGTCGACGGTGTCCTCGTCGATCGACTCCGTCATCAGGCTCGTCGCCTCGGCCTGGCGGCACTCGGTGTACCGCATGGCGGCCGGCGGGTCGTCGTTGCCGAGCGAGCCGAAGTTGCCGTGGCCGTCGACCAGCGGCAGCCGCATCGAGAACGGCTGGGCCATCCGCACCAGGGCGTCGTAGATCGACGCGTCGCCGTGCGGGTGGAGCTTGCCCATCACCTCGCCGACGACGCGCGCGCACTTCACGTAGCCGCGGTCGGGGCGCAGGCCCATCTCGTTCATCTGGTAGACGATGCGGCGGTGGACCGGCTTGAGGCCGTCGCGCGCGTCGGGCAGGGCTCGGGAGTAGATGACCGAGTACGCGTACTCAAGGAAGGAGCCCTGCATCTCGTCGACGACGTCGATGTCGAGGATCTTCTCCTCGTACGAGTCGTCGGGCGGCGGGGTCTTCGTGCTGCGGCGGGCCATCGCTGCCGGCTCCTCCTGTGTTCTGGTGGCTGGGGCGTGGGCAAGATCTGCCACGGACCATTGTGGACCGAACCACTGACAACGCTGACAGCGGCGGCGGCGCCGGGCGGCGCCCAACACGCTGAGCACGCCGAAAGCGCGGCCGGGCGCTGTGACCACCCGACCTCGGCTCGGCTGCCCGCAGGCTACGCGATCCGCTGTGGGCGTATGTCGTCCGGGAACTTCGCCGCCGGTCCGCACGCTTGCATACAGTGGCGGGACCGGCGGGGGAACCGCGGTTCCGACCACCGCATCCGCGATCGAAGGGACGTACATGCCGATGGGTCACACGGCCACCAACCAGGCCGGCTCCGGGGGCCTGACAGCGACCGAGCACCGCCTGGCCAACGGTCTGCGCGTGGTGCTCTCCGAGGACCACCTGACCCCGGTCGCGGCGGTGTGCCTCTGGTACGACGTGGGCTCACGCCACGAAGTCAAGGGGCGTACCGGTCTGGCTCACCTCTTCGAGCACCTGATGTTCCAGGGCTCGGGCCAGGTCAAGGGCAACGGACACGCCGAGATGGTGCAGGGCGCCGGCGGATCGTTCAACGGCACCACCAGCTTCGAGCGGACCAACTACTTCGAGACCATGCCGGCCCACCAGTTGGAGCTGGCGCTCTGGCTCGAGGCGGACCGGATGGGCTCGCTGCTCGTCGCCCTGGACGAGGAGTCGCTGCAGAACCAGCGCGACGTCGTCAAGAACGAGCGCAGGCAGCGCTACGACAACGTGCCCTACGGCACCGCGATCGAGAAGCTGGCCGCCCTCGCCTTCCCCGACGGCCACCCCTTCCACCACACGCCGATCGGCTCGATGGCCGACCTGGACGCGGCGACGCTCGACGACGCGCGCGCGTTCTTCCGGACGTACTACGCGCCCAACAACGCGGTCCTCTCGATCGTCGGCGACATCGACCCGGAGCAGACGCTCGCCTGGGTCGAGAAGTACTTCGGCTCCATCGCGTCCTACGACGGCAAGCCCGCACCCCGGGACGGCTCGCTGCCCGACATCATCGGCGGCGAACTGCGCGAGGTCGTCGAGGAGAAGGTCCCCTCGCGCGCGCTGACGGCCGCCTACCGGCTGCCGGAGGACGGCACGCGCGCGTGCGACGCCGCGGACCTCGCGCTGACCATCCTGATCGGCGGCGAGTCGTCGCGGATCTACAACCGGCTGGTGCGCCGCGACCGTACGGCCGTCACCGCCTGGGGCGGGCTGTGGCGGTTCGCCGGTGCCCCCTCCCTCGGCATCGTCGACGTGAAGACGTCGGGCGAGGCGGAGGTCGCCGCCGTGGAGCGCGCGGTCGACGAGGAGCTGGCCCGGTTCGCCGCCGAGGGTCCGACGGACGAGGAGATGGAGCGCGCCCAGGCCCAGTTGGAGCGCGAGTGGCTCGACCGGCTGGGCACGGTCCACGGCCGCGCCGACGAACTGTGCAAGTACGCCGTCCTGTTCGGCGACCCGCAGCTCGCCCTCAGCGCCGTCGGACGCGTCCTCGACGTGACCGCGGCCGAGGTCAAGCAGATCGCCGAGGAGCGGCTGCACCCGCGCAATCGCGCCGTCCTGGTCTACGAGCCCACCGAACCGACCGGGGACGACGCCGACGAGGCCGCGGCCGCGGCGACCGACGAGACCGAGGAGGCGGCCCGGTGACCGAGCTCGCGACGATGGAATTCCACCCCCAGCCGCAGGGCGGCGAACCCAAGGTCTGGGCGTTCCCCGCACCCGAGCGCGGCACCCTCGCCAACGGCCTGACGGTGCTGCGCTGCCACCGCCCCGGCCAGCAGGTCGTCGCCGTCGAGATCTCCCTCGACGCGCCCCTGGACGCCGAGCCGGCCGCGCTCGAAGGCGTCGCCACGATCATGGCGCGGGCGTTCTCCGAGGGCACCGACAAGCACTCCGCCGAGGAGTTCGCGGCCGAACTGGAGCGCTGCGGCGCCACGTTGGACGCGCACGCCGACCACCCCGGGGTCCGGATCGCCCTCGAGGTGCCCGCCTCCCGGCTCTCCAGGGCGCTCGGGCTGCTCGCCGACGCGCTGCGGGCGCCCGCCTTCGCCGACAGCGAGATCGAGCGGCTGGTCGACAACCGGCTCGACGAGATCCCGCACGAGACGGCGAACCCGTCCCGGCGCGCCGCCAAGGAGCTGGCCAAGGAGCTGTTCCCGGCCGACTCCCGGATGTCCAGGCCCCGGCAGGGCACCGAGGAGACGGTCCGCGCCATCGACTCGGCGGCCGTCCGCGCCTTCTACGAGCGCAACGTCCGCCCGGCGACCGCCACCGCGGTGGTCGTCGGCGACCTCACCGGCATCGACCTCGACGCCCTGCTCGCCGACACCCTGGGCGCCTGGACGGGCGCCGCGGGCGAGCCGAGGCGGATGCCGCCGGTGACCGCGGACGACCGGGGGCGCGTCGTCATCGTCGACCGGCCCGGAGCCGTCCAGACGCAGCTGCTCATCGGGCGTCTGGGCGCCGACCGGCACGACCGGGTGTGGGCACCCCAGGTGGTCGGCACCTACTGCCTCGGCGGCACCCTCACGTCCCGTCTCGACCGCGTCCTGCGCGAGGAGAAGGGCTACACCTACGGAGTGCGGGCGTTCAGCCAGGTGCTGCGGTCGTCGGCGGACGGCACCGGGGTCGCGATGCTCGCCATCAGCGGCTCGGTCGACACGCCGAACACGGGGCCGGCTCTCGACGACCTCTGGAAGGTGCTGCGCGGGGTCGCCGCCGAGGGGCTGACGGACGCCGAGCGGGACGCCGCCGTGCAGTTCCTGGTCGGTGTCGCGCCGCTCAAGTACGAGACCGCGGCGGCCGTCGCGGGCACGCTGGCCGACCAGGTCGAGCAGCATCTGCCCGACGACCACCAGGCCACCCTGTACCGGCAGTTGGCGGCCACCGGCACCGTGGAGGCGACCGCGGCGGTCGTCAACGCGTTCCCGGTCGACCGGCTGGTGACGGTCCTGGTCGGTGACGCCGCCGCGATCGAGGAGTCCGTCGCGGCGCTCGGCATCGGCGAAGTGAGCGTCGTCGCGGCCGAGTAGCGGGCGCGGCGCGCACGCGCGCGCGTGCCGGGGCCCCGGTGACGGAGACGTCATCGGGGCCCTTTCGTGTCCGAATTGGGGGAGAGGCTGCCTGTCTGCCCTGTGGGATGCGCAACAAAAACAGTGATCTGTTTGAGGATCGAAAGTGGGCCCGTCTACGGTCTCCCCGACTGTTCGTCAGCCACCGCGCCGCATCCGCGGCACCGGGCAGTCATCGCCGAGTCCCCGTACGGCGCGAGCCAGGGGAGCCGGGGACCCACCTGTGTCCCTGGGGTGAATCGGACGCCCATGCCCGTCGTGGGGGCCCGTAGGAGACCTTCCTGCTCCGAACCCGTCAGCTAACCCGGTAGGCGAGAGGGAAGGAAAGGAACACCCACCACATGGCGTTCAGTCACGCCGTAGGGAAGCACCGCCGGCCCAGCCGGATGCAGCGCGGCACCGCCCGCGCCGCGGGTGTCGCGGCCCTCGCCACCACCGGAGTGGTCGGCACCCTGGCCGCGCCGGCGATGGCGGCGGAGAACGCGGTCGAGCAGACCGGACTGACCCCCGTCATCTCCCTCGGCGACACCGTGGCCGACCAGATCGACGCCCAGGCCGCCGCGCAGCAGCAGGCCGCCGAGGTGGCCGCCCGCAAGCAGGCCGCCCAGGAGGCCGCGCGCAAGCTGGCCCAGGAGAAGGCCGAGCGGGAGCGGGCCGACCGGCAGCGCGCCGCCCGTGAGGCCGAGCGCAAGCGCCTCAA
The sequence above is a segment of the Streptomyces griseoviridis genome. Coding sequences within it:
- a CDS encoding CobW family GTP-binding protein, whose protein sequence is MTSGRSPRQIPVVVLAGFLGSGKTTLLNHLLHHSGGSRIGAIVNDFGAIEIDAMAVAGALGDSTVSLGNGCLCCAVDVAELDTYLDRLARPAAGIDVIVIEASGLAEPQELVRMVLASEQPGIVYGGLVEVVDAVEFDGTRAKHPEIDRHLALADLVVVNKLDRTSDAERVLALVGSLVDGAAVVPASWGRVDPEFLFDCRPRTERVGQLSFDDLHDRGAHDHAGHLHASYDSVSFTSGTDLDPRRLMAFLDSRPEGLYRIKGYVDLGAHDPRNRYAVHAVGRFLRFYPEPWGAADDRLTQLVLIGSGIDAPALRKELEACESDGPQTADERAMWGVLRYVPDSEAEPSEAAWADPADPAHPAARA
- a CDS encoding DNA gyrase/topoisomerase IV subunit A, producing the protein MARRSTKTPPPDDSYEEKILDIDVVDEMQGSFLEYAYSVIYSRALPDARDGLKPVHRRIVYQMNEMGLRPDRGYVKCARVVGEVMGKLHPHGDASIYDALVRMAQPFSMRLPLVDGHGNFGSLGNDDPPAAMRYTECRQAEATSLMTESIDEDTVDFAPNYDGQEQEPVALPAAFPNLLVNGASGIAVGMATNMAPHNLAEVVSAARHLIRYPNADLDTLMKHVPGPDLPTGGRIVGLSGIRDAYATGRGTFKIRATVEIETVTARRKGLVVTELPFTVGPEKVIAKIKDLVGAKKIQGIADVKDLTDRAHGLRLVIEIKNGFVPEAVLEQLYKLTPMEESFGINNVALVDGQPLTLGLKELLEVYLDHRFEVVRRRSEYRRKKRRDRLHLVEGLLTALVDIDEVIRLIRSSENSAQAKERLMERFGLSDIQTQYILDTPLRRLTKFDRIELESEKERLNAEIAELTRILDSDAELRKLVSAELASVAKKFGTERRTVLLEASGTPAATVPLQVADAPCRVLLSSTGLLARTANGEPFPEDDGEARRAKHDVIVSAAPATTRGEIGAVTSSGRLLRINVVDLPQLPETASAPNVSGGAPLAEFVTLEDRETVVCLTTLDESSPGLALGTEQGIVKRVVPDYPSNKGELEVITLKDGDRIVGAVELRTGEEDLVFITDDAQLLRYQAAQVRPQGRPAGGMAGVKLTDGAKVISFTAVDPAADAVVFTVAGSRGTLDDSVQTTAKLTPFDQYPRKGRATGGVRCQRFLKGEDCLSLAWAGAVPAKAAQKNGTPVDLPEIDPRRDGSGISLPKTVSVVAGPL
- a CDS encoding M16 family metallopeptidase, which encodes MPMGHTATNQAGSGGLTATEHRLANGLRVVLSEDHLTPVAAVCLWYDVGSRHEVKGRTGLAHLFEHLMFQGSGQVKGNGHAEMVQGAGGSFNGTTSFERTNYFETMPAHQLELALWLEADRMGSLLVALDEESLQNQRDVVKNERRQRYDNVPYGTAIEKLAALAFPDGHPFHHTPIGSMADLDAATLDDARAFFRTYYAPNNAVLSIVGDIDPEQTLAWVEKYFGSIASYDGKPAPRDGSLPDIIGGELREVVEEKVPSRALTAAYRLPEDGTRACDAADLALTILIGGESSRIYNRLVRRDRTAVTAWGGLWRFAGAPSLGIVDVKTSGEAEVAAVERAVDEELARFAAEGPTDEEMERAQAQLEREWLDRLGTVHGRADELCKYAVLFGDPQLALSAVGRVLDVTAAEVKQIAEERLHPRNRAVLVYEPTEPTGDDADEAAAAATDETEEAAR
- a CDS encoding M16 family metallopeptidase, which produces MTELATMEFHPQPQGGEPKVWAFPAPERGTLANGLTVLRCHRPGQQVVAVEISLDAPLDAEPAALEGVATIMARAFSEGTDKHSAEEFAAELERCGATLDAHADHPGVRIALEVPASRLSRALGLLADALRAPAFADSEIERLVDNRLDEIPHETANPSRRAAKELAKELFPADSRMSRPRQGTEETVRAIDSAAVRAFYERNVRPATATAVVVGDLTGIDLDALLADTLGAWTGAAGEPRRMPPVTADDRGRVVIVDRPGAVQTQLLIGRLGADRHDRVWAPQVVGTYCLGGTLTSRLDRVLREEKGYTYGVRAFSQVLRSSADGTGVAMLAISGSVDTPNTGPALDDLWKVLRGVAAEGLTDAERDAAVQFLVGVAPLKYETAAAVAGTLADQVEQHLPDDHQATLYRQLAATGTVEATAAVVNAFPVDRLVTVLVGDAAAIEESVAALGIGEVSVVAAE